The following nucleotide sequence is from Clupea harengus chromosome 17, Ch_v2.0.2, whole genome shotgun sequence.
GTAAGTagcccatcattttgaaataaatgttgttatgtggactaaatggtaaagatgtagataatgctgatttctatctgaaattgttcaggagagaaagaatcataagacaccaaaatgccaaaaggaaaaagtggagcagagaggctgagagaataccgacaaagagtgagggatgacccagtgaaaaaCCAAGAATATttagggaaggaaagagaaagaaataagaaacgaaaggaagaaggaaagttgaaatgtatcagtgatgtatccaacagggagcaaaagaaggtcagaaaatcataGAGGAAAAggcagcaaaagcacaaaacatttgtgtttttaatattcccaacctaaagcataGTATGAGTTAAGATcaagcaataaggttgaggtaatatgatacaaccttgcaaacaaaatactgtggtcactaccgaaacagtgctgtcactaccgaaacactggatgttttgtaaaaaataaagtatattgagttatcaactaaaatgttatgatactgattggtttaatgtatgttcaatttcatcaatcatcaactctggaatcaatatgatcagtattttgcatttgacaaagaaatattgcacttagattttgatgaattgtatgAATTGAACTTTGACATTTGGCaaaaaatttcatttttattgatttcattgtgaaaaccttcaagaaatatttgtaaaaatactcttcagagaagggaaggaaacacaatctgaacaggttaataataatacgtttttactatagtttattaccatgtttcggtagtgacaattttagggagaggaaaaacattccaacacattctgaaaatacaatataaaaattaatttactagatatgtgtactttagatatggtacaatatatatacggacaaagttttgggaataaaacatacaaattttcaaaatatttccaacctgactttgcaccaattcggtagaatggcccatatattatattcactctctctcacacacacacagacacacaccacacgcagacacacacacacacacacacagacacacgcagacacacacacacacacacacacacacacacacacacacgcagacacacacacacacacacacacacacacacacagacacacgcagacactcacacatacacacacacacaaatatatctatatatattatattcactctctcacacacaaacacacacagatggaaatGGTGTTCAACTTAGTCAACCTAAAATCAGTGACGATCTCCTTAGTCTTGGTGACATTCAGGGGTAGATGCTGTTCCCTGTAGTGCATCTCTCTCCTGAGtcagcactaacacacacacacacacacacacacacacacacacacacacatacacacacacacacacacacacacacacacacacacattacactcattacacaccacacactcacacacacacacacacacacacacacacacacacacacacacacacacgcagacacacacacacacacacacacacacacacagacacacgcagacacacacacacacacacacacacacacgcagacacacacacacacacacgcagacacacacacacacacacacacacacacactcacacacacacacacacacacacacacacagtgaagggtGTTCCATAACGCTCCTCTGATTACTGGGGCAGATGCCTGTGGGTGCGCGTCTGATCAACACGGTTGGCATGGAAACGGGTTTGAGGAAGTCATTCTGCCACTTCCCTCTTTGAAATGTTACCTGCATCTACGTGTAGCACATCTAATAGGGGGTCATACAGGGGGGGGGTTAGTACACACACCGCATAGGGGTAAAACCCTAACCCCGCACCCTAACCCTAGTATCTTATGTAGCTTGCTTTCAAGCGTGCTTATTATATGTTAAAACAGTGAGGAGGCCTATAATGGGTTATAATGGTCATAATAAACAGTGAggctaacggtgcaaacccatgacagcgacgcgatacgcttccatcgctttgagtgggcgtagtgttgtagtgtgtggaaatagcattttcaaaccgtcagagacgacaccaaacaatctgattggccactgtcgggaaaaatcgctcctcatttgcataggattcaaccttttccaacttttatcggtcgcgtcgcccccaaaacggtggtctacgtcactatggattggctcccgttgaaatgcatggatttagaatatcgcgtcgctcgtaacggtgtcatgggtttccaccgttaTAATGGTAATAATAACACTTTGGTGGTGGTTTGCACTGTGCTTGGCTGTTATCAATTCaacacatttaatttttttcagtgataatttaacagtttaaatattGTCATGACATGCATCGATATCTGTTggacttgaacacacacacacacacacacacacacacacacacacacacacacatcacctcacTCACACCAAACAAGAGACAAGTGAgcttgtcatcacagcacataTCAAAGTCCCCCTTCGTATGATTGGCTCAGAAGATACAATTTCAACACCACACCCAGGAATGAATAATGCCTTTGACATGTCCCATGAAGGCTTAGCgtgcactcacgcacacacacactcacacacacacacacacacacacacacacacacacacgcacacacacacacacacacacgtcccatgAGGCTTAGCATGCAATTCTGCCCTTTGTGCACCTGATCATGATGTCACTGCCCTTTCAAAATTAGGGGCCAAAGAATCAGCCAATCAGTCAGAAAGAGTCATAGtctcaatcagccaatcagaatgagagagagagagagagagagagagtctcaatCAGCCaattagaatgagagagagagagagagtctcaatcagccaatcagaatgagtCAGGAAGTGATATTCTTAGTCTGAGAGAGTCACAGTTTCAGAGCTCTAAGAGCTCAGTGATTGGCTCATcaggtgaggtgtgcactgatTGGCTCATcaggtgaggtgtgcactgatTGGCTCATcaggtgaggtgtgcactgatTGGCTCATcaggtgaggtgtgcactgagCCCCCCGGGTGCCTGAGGCGTTGGCTCTCTCGCTCACTGCAGACATCATTGGCATCAGATAATCCATTAGATTAACCGTAGATATCAAGATCAGATAATCCATCAGATTatcgccaccgcactgccgtacactctaccccataccctatgctagcatttatatacaatatataatattgccaccatcgacacgtttctctgttcctactccccttacccctgtaatagtaaacctttgagcacagtgtatacccactaaactggtcttgtctgtatcatatatttaccaccggatgtctgtatatatattatgtacatctaccaaatgcaggatatgtacaacacctgttgtttcccttccccttctgccacacaaccctccccccatcctcccttcctatctccacccggccgacctcaagcagatgggtccccccttatgtgccgtggttctgcttaaggttccttcctgactacttgcccgtgttgccaatgtgcttgcaccaagggggtttcaggctctgggctctgtaaagcgcctagagacaattgtattgttatggcgctatataaataaaattgaattgaatcagaTTAACCGTAGATATCAAGATCAGATAATCCATTAGATTAACCGTAGATATCCAGATCCGATAATCAATCGGATTAACCGTAGATATCAAGCTCCGATAATCCATCATATTAACCGTAGATATCAAGATCAGATAATCCATTAGATTAACCGTAGATATCCAGATCCGATAATCCATCGGATTAACCGTAGATATCAAGCTCCGATAATCCATAAGATTAACCGTAGATATCAAGCTCCGATATTCCATTAGATTAACCGTAGATATCAAGATCAGATATTCCATTAGATTAACCGTAGATATCAAGATCAGATATTCCATTAGATTAACCGTAGATATCAAGATCAGATATTCCATTAGATTAACCGTAGATATCAAGCGGTGCTCCTCCCCGCCTCTAGAACATTCTCTGAGTGTTGAAGACGCGCAGCTTGGTCATGAAGTTGAAGTAGACGTAGGCCAAGCAGATGAGCAGGTTCTTGAACAGGTAGAGGAGGGGCGAGATGCGTCCGAAGGTGCCCAGCAGCACGGCGCGCAGGAGCAGGAAGGGCAGGTCCTGCAGCAGCACGCCCAGCGgcgccagcagggggcagcaggGGGCCAGGACGAGCCGCAGGCAGGACAGGAAGCTGCAGATGCAGACGGGGAAGACCCAGCGTGAGAAGCAGACGTCGGGCACGCCCCCCGCGCGGAGCAGCTCCGCCGTGTCCAGCCAGAAGAGGAAGGCGTGGCCAAACTCGTCCGCCCGCGCGTCGCTCGCCAGCAGGAGGCGCAGCGGCCCGGAGTACGCCGCCGGCGGGAAACGCATCGCCGTGCCGACGGAGGAGGCGGGGCTGGGGTGagggctggccagagggtttgGGCCGAAAGGGCGTGGCCTCGGGTCTGCCCCCCCGCCCATGGGCAAGCCCGGTCCCGTCCCGTTGGCCTCCATTCTGCCTCCGCCACGCCCTCCATTCTGTTCTGCCCCGCCCCCCTGGAGTGTTGCCGTGGCAGCCGGGCCGGTTGCCGTGGTGTTGACAGGGGtcacctgctccaggtgagtcAGAGTGGGGATGTCAGAGTCCCGGTCCAGCTCAttggctgtacacacacacacacacacacacacacacacacacacacaacaaacgaGAACAGAGAGAATTATGTGGTTACATAGATCAGGTTTAGGCATGGCAGACAGTAGAGGTGGAAGGGCTTAAGAgacatcagtctctctctcacacgtgtgtgtgtgtgtgtgagtatgtgtgtgtgtatgtgtgtgtgtgtgtgtgtgtgtgtgtgtgtgtgtgtgtgtgagtgtgtgtgtgtgtgtgtgtgtgtgtgtgtgagtgtgtgtgtgtgtgtgtgtgtgtgtgtgtgtgtgtgtgtgtgtgtggtcatagcAGACCAGGGTTCACTGGGAGAGAAAGCCATCCAAGTTCCTGTCTCTTTTTAAGCTTAGTTAGCATAAGCACAAGCCATGAACACATGATTTAAAAGAATaagtcatttctgtgtgtgcgtgtgtgtgtgagtgtgtgtgtgtgcgcgtgtgtgtgtttgtgggagtgtgggtgtgtgtgtgtttgcgtgcatgtgcgtgtgcgtgtgcgtgtgcgtgtgtgtgtgtgcgtgtgtgtgtgtgtgtgtgtgtgtgtgtttgtgtgtgtgtattgctctCCAATAAAGGGCCTgcgtgtgtagagtgtgtttcCTGAGTGTGTCCTGATTTCAGCACTTTAAGGAAAAGCCATTCATCTCCTGTTGATGACCAGTAGCCAGCTgaatcagccacacacacaccacacacacacacacacacacacacacacacacgcacacacatgcacgcacgcacgcacgcacgcacgcacacacacacacacacacacaaatacccctcacacacacacacacacaaatacccctcacacacacacatacacacaccatccacacacacacacacacaaatatcactctcacacacacacacacacacacacacacacacacacacacacacacacagacacacaccacacacaaatatcactcacacacacacacacacacacacacaccacacacaaatatcactcacacacacacacaacacccacacacaaataccactcacacacacacacacacacaaataccactcacacacacacaaataccactcacacacacacacacacacacacacacacaccacacacaaatatcacacacacacacacacacacacacacacacacaccacacacaaatatcactcacacacacacacacacaccatccacagacacaccatccacacacacacacacacacaccatccacacacacacaaacacaaatatcactcacacacacaccatccacacacacacacaccacacacacacaccatccatacaaacacacacacacacaaatacccctcacacacacacacacacacacacacacacacacacacacacacacaaatacccctcacacacacacacaaatacccctcacacacacaccatccacccataccacttacacacacacaccacttacacacacacacacacacaaaaaataccactcacactcacacacacacacgtcctgcaATTCTCTTGACAGGAAGAGAACTGGGCAGCATATAAATCAGCTCTGAGTTACTGGGGACTTTCAGTATTTTAGTATGTAAACCGCCCTCTCCCCATCTACTtcaacccccccctccatctccccctctccccatctactccaacccccccctccatctccccctctccccatctactccaaccccccctccatctctccccctctccccatctccttcaaccccccctccatctccccctctccccatctccttcaacccccccctccatctccccccctctccccatctacttcaccccccccctccatctccccctctccccatctacttcaacccccccctccatctccccctctccccatctactccaacccccccccatctcccccctcctccccatctacttcaaccccccctccatgctcccccttctccccatctacttcacctccccctcccatctccccctctcccatctacttcaacccccccctccatctacctcctccccccctctcccccccccatctacttcaacccccccctccatctcctcccctctccccatctactttcaaccccccctccatcttcctcccctctccccatctacttcaaccccccccctccatctccccctctcccatctacttcaacccccccctccatctcctcccctctcccccccatctcctccccccCATCAACATATACCCCGCCCCCTGTTTGCCCTgttgaatgcgtgtgtgtgcgtgtgtgcgtgcgtgtgtgtgtgtgtgtgcatgcgtgcgtgcgtgtgtgcgtgcgtgtgtgcgtgcgtgcgtgcgtgcgtgtgtgtgtgtgtgtgtgcgtgcgtgtgtgtgtttaccctgtcCAGTAAGTCTGCAGTGGCGAATCCTCTCCACAATATCAATGCAGATGACAGAGAAGAGGACCAGAGACACTGGAAGCTCATCAAATGTGTCATAACGCATGCCGTTAATCACCTGcacctgtgtgagagagagagagagagagagagagagagagagagagagagagagagagagattttgatttttcaacaactttttattataagctttgaaaaacacacaagaacattatcagatcatttgacacaatattgaatgaataaatatacaaaaaaaaataaaaaatacaaaaaaccaaACATATAATTTAATCAGGGGATCCAGCCCTCTTCAAAAAAGtagcaaaaaacacattttcatcctcAATTTTACATAGCGCACCACAGTGACACCATGTCTGTTCAAATGAATCAAGGTTTTTCATTGCCTTATAGAAACGAAAATCAATTAAAATACGAGATCTCACTAAAATTGAGAAAACTAATACCAAGTCTTCACTAGACATTTGCTCAACTTTGTTTCTTCGACTGACATAGATAGCCATTTTTGCTTGACCAAGAATGAAATTTATCAGTTGGCATTTATAACGTCGTTTCTGTACATATTTAAAACCAAAGATAAAAGTCTCTGATGAAAAGATTTCGTGAAGCTGAACAAAGAGCATTTGCAAAATAGCAAATAAAGGTcttagcctcacacactgcataaaagcatgaaatacagtttctcttgaaaaacaaaatgggcaCTCTTGGCCTACATCGGGgtttaaaacagaaacaaatgcatTGACTGCAACAGCACCATGCAGAATTCTCCACTGCAAATCCCCAATTTTCTTTGTCAATGGTGACTTGTAAAACGCTCTCCATTGAGGTTTAAAACTCTCCTCTACCTGCAAAACAGTACGCCAGggtgtgtctgttctcttgtCCAGTATCTTTCTATTTAAGGACTTAACACACGTTTGGTACAAGGCTTTACCCTTTGCTGGCTTTGGACCCAAGAATGTCAATTCATCACATTGCAAATAAATCCCAGTGCAATCCATAAGATTGGGAGACAAAGTAAAGTTAGGGAAAGGATCACTGCAGTCTGGACTGCACAACCCACTGATGAAGTCTCCCAGCATTTGTAACTCTCCACTTGTTAATGAAGCCCGCCATTTCTCCAGGAGTTGGGCAATAACACGGATGGATCTCACACCCAAATGATCTGCAAACATTCCTGGTATTCCCAAAGTCTGATCCAGCCAACCTAAATAAGTGGCCTAGTGTGGTGACTCCAGACCTGAGCAGGCTAAAAGTAACTGCATGAATTGGCTTTTCACAAGTTATGTCCAGTCTTGAGCCATAGATCAGAGGTTCCTTTAAAAACCAGTAAAGAGAACTTGTGCTGTGTGCCCTTTGCACTGTTAAAAGAGACCAGACTTTAAAAAGATTTGAGTAAAATATGGGGAATCTGCTCAGGTTAATCTTCTTCGGATCCACCAAGAATAAATTCCTCTCCAGTCCCAATCCATCAAAAGTTCGTAAGATGGCACAAGCCACAGACTTCCAACCACAGTCCACAGGCCCTGTGAGTAGACGCTGCACAAACTGTAGGCGAAAAGCCGCTGTTCTGCTCTGTAAGTGAATAAGTCCATGTCCACCTTCCCCTTTGGGCAGATATAAAACATTCTGTGGTACCCAATGCAGATTGTCCCAGAAGAAGTTTACCAAGATTGACTGGATTTTAGACAGCAGGTGTGTTGGAGGATCTATACAAGCAAGCCGATGCCAGAGGGAGGATGCAGCCAAATTGTTAATAATAAGGACACGCCCTCTGTAAGACAATTTACTAATTAAAAACTTCCAGTTGTGAAGGCGTCCCTTTATTTTTTCTACAGAACCTTCAAAATTTTTCTGTATGAACTTTTCATCCCCTAGAAATACTCCAAGATATTTAAAACCTTCCCTGGTCCAATGTAAGCTATCTGGTAAACTTGGCCCTCCATCTGACCACTTCCCAACCAGCATAGCTGTACTTTTAGACCAGTTAACTTTTGCAGGAAATGGCTCTAAAATCTTCAAACATATTcaacatcacattcacatccCTCTGCCCGcttacaaacacagcaacatcatctGCATATGCAGACACCTGAAAGGCATTTCCACAATTTGGAATAGTCACCCCATGTAGCTCTTTTCTTAGCCTTATTAAAAGGGGCTCTATTGCCAAGGCATATAGCATACCAGACAAGGCACATCCTTGTCTAACACCCCTATGCACTTTAAAAGGAGCACACAAGTCACCATTAACTTTGAGCATACTCTCAATGTCACAATACAGAACTCTTattaaatcaataaaatgtggactaaaGCCAAAAGCTGCCAGAACACTCCACAAATAGTTGTGCTCAACCCTGTCAAAAGCCTTCTCTTGGTCTATAGATACCAGACCAAACTCCAGGTTAAAAAACTTGCCTAAATCAAAGATATCTCTGATAAAAGAGATATTATTGTGAATTAGTCTACCTGGGTACACAATAGGTCTGGTCAGGGTGGATGACCTGCTCCAAAACCTTGCTCAGTCTATTGGCCAATGTTTTAGAGAGCAGTTTATACTCACTACAGAGTAATGACACAGGCCTCCATGACTTTATGTCATTCAGGTCACCTTTTTtgggcagcagagagagcaccGCTCTGCGGCAACTCAGTGGCAGTCGCCCCTTGGCTAAACTGTCACTAAGTACAGCCAGTATATCTTCACCCATTTCGGGCCAAAAGGACTTATTAAAAATCAATAGGAATGCCATCGACGCCCGGAACTTTGGCCACATTGCATCCCTTGGAGGGCTATGTCCAGTTCCTCTAGGGTCAAAGCCCTACGAGGTCTACATTAGCCTCTGTGGACACCCTGAGGTAATTTGTCAAGAAAGACACTGTCCTCAGCCTGGTTCTGGAAGATCTCGCTTTTGTATAGCTCCTCATAGAAAGCCAACTGCTCTCCTGCGTATGTCGGCATGGTCAGACAGCAGTGTCCCATCATCTGAACGTAGAGCATGAATAAatcttttttgtccattttttttctccaaattaaaaaagaattttGATGGTGCATCCATCAACTCCGCACTTTGGAAGCAGGACCTGACCAGAGCTCCCTGTGCTGTTATACCTAGTAGTTTAGCCAATTCATTCTTCTTAACTCTAACATTTTCAGTGTGGGCCTGCTGGCCTGTGCTTTCAGCTAAGTTCTGAAGCTCAATTATTTCTTTTTCTAATGTTTCCATACTTTGAGTTATGTCCCTTGTGACATTGACAGTGTACTCTTGACTTAGCTGTCTTATCTGCACCTTGGCAAAATCCCACCACTGCTGTAATGACTGGAAGGAAGGTTTTGTTGTTCTAAAATCATTCCAAAAGTATGTGAACACATCCTTAAAATGGACATCAGACAATAAATTAGTATTAAAATGCCAGTAGGAACTTTTTGGCTTAAcagaatttaaagaaaaagaacaaacaagtAAACTGTGGTCTGAAAAACCGACTGGAATGATGGATCAGTTTCTAAAAATACTACGCTGGTGTTTAAAACCATAAAACCTATCCAGTCTGGCCAAAGACAATAGATTGTTATACGCAGGAACCCATGTATACTGCCTGTCACTAGTGTGGAAATTCCTCCAAATGTCCACAAGGACATTTGAATTTTTCAACTCAATGAGCCGTCTACGTGAGGGCATGTGCGGCTCAACATGGTTCCTGTCTATGGCTTTTTCAGTGCAGTTAAAATCCCCTCCCAGAAGTAAAAACTCCTGCGCATCAAGACCATGTAAGGCATTTTccagactatttaaaaaaagcattCTGTCAATTGCCATAGTAGGCGcatagacacaaataaaaacaaaaaaatgattttcaaattGGGCTTTTACTTTCAAAAGTCTACCTTTGGCAATTTCCTCAACTTGATATGATAGGGGGTAAAAGTGcgagaaaataaaatagcaaCCCCACCACTATTTGAGGTGTTGTGGCTTAAAACAGACAGCCCATCAAATTCTCTTGCCCAGTCAACTGCATTCAACACATCAGAATGCGTTTcctgaacaaaaacaatatcaaactttttttgttttattgtttcaaacaaaacagctctctttttctgttctctaGCCCCGTTTCTGTTTAAAGAGGCAACAAGAATTTCACCCATGataaagaataaaaataaaaagagctgtacacacacttccatcacaGAAGACAATAATTTAGGCTTTGTCATTGCTACTCAATAGAACCTTAAGCTTGGTCAGCATTTTTTTCAAACGGTAGACTCCTGTTCAGTAAAACAGCCCTCATGCATAAATGACCTCGTCTTCGAAATGAACTGTTCCACATCAGGGAAATAATCATCAATTCGTACATTTCTCACATGCTTTGTTTCCTTCAGAAACGTTTTAACGTCATCACTGCTGTAGGTGCGGTTAGCATACCCACTCTGATGCAAACTGCCAAGTTATGCTGCAGTCTGAgaaatcactctcactctcggcATCAGACGAGCTTAAGTCAACGAGTTTCTTTTTAGCACTTTTATTTACATGAGAGcgttttctcttctctggggGTAGTTTTAAAAATTCTTGCATCCATTTCCATTAGATTTACATCCGTTGCTGTCTGGACTTCACTATTGTCAGTTAATGTAACATTGTTGTCTTGTAGAACATCTGCGCTTTCACGTTCGGCATTGTCCACAACACTTCCCTCCGAACTTGCATCTCATTTAGTGAATCTGACGTATTTTTTCTTGTTCCTGAGGAACATCTGCGTCGTCTGTCTCACCGGCAGTAGGTGAAATGGTTGCCGTCTCACCAGCACAAGGTTCACCAGTCTCGGCAGCCTGCTTCTCCCCTGCATCACCACTAGGCCTACCAACGTTTTCGCTCTGTCCAGAAGCATTATCTGAATTTCCTCGTTTATCGGGACAAGCGCGTATGAGATGTCCAGTTAGACCGCAACCAAAACATCTCATAAAGTTCGTGGTTGCATAAACAACATAATTAAAGTTATCAGCCTTTACATTCAGTGTCAGATCTAATTCATCTTTGTTATCTTTTAAAACCAT
It contains:
- the LOC105910537 gene encoding transmembrane protein 236-like, producing MGTGWTLKFAVCELLQFAALATPLLVVMQRFAAIVARVKTESVPPGDALTAYWLIVASAVAYITTVALLVWLPLKYMVFMKKRSVSGHKKWRPVALAFVILSTLPCFAFLIASSEVQVINGMRYDTFDELPVSLVLFSVICIDIVERIRHCRLTGQANELDRDSDIPTLTHLEQVTPVNTTATGPAATATLQGGGAEQNGGRGGGRMEANGTGPGLPMGGGADPRPRPFGPNPLASPHPSPASSVGTAMRFPPAAYSGPLRLLLASDARADEFGHAFLFWLDTAELLRAGGVPDVCFSRWVFPVCICSFLSCLRLVLAPCCPLLAPLGVLLQDLPFLLLRAVLLGTFGRISPLLYLFKNLLICLAYVYFNFMTKLRVFNTQRMF